In Nicotiana tabacum cultivar K326 chromosome 2, ASM71507v2, whole genome shotgun sequence, the following proteins share a genomic window:
- the LOC107832794 gene encoding photosystem II repair protein PSB27-H1, chloroplastic-like: MASPTLITPSTSTPKPLTPIRSKLSSTTTAANAATVSASVPSTRRREFLSLAAGILAPALLLPSTSAFAASDEEYVREASEVIKKVRSTLSMEKGDPNIADSVTELREASNYWVAKYRREKALLGRASFRDIYSALNAVSGHYVSFGPTTPIPAKRKQRILEEMDTAEKALQRGR; encoded by the coding sequence ATGGCTTCTCCAACCCTAATAACCCCATCCACCTCCACCCCAAAACCTCTTACCCCTATCCGATCAAAACTCTCCTCCACCACCACCGCCGCCAATGCCGCCACCGTCTCAGCCTCTGTCCCATCCACCCGCCGCCGTGAATTCCTCTCTCTGGCTGCCGGAATCCTCGCTCCGGCATTGCTCCTACCTTCCACGTCAGCATTCGCTGCTTCCGACGAGGAGTACGTGAGGGAAGCTTCTGAAGTGATTAAGAAAGTGAGGTCCACGCTCTCTATGGAGAAAGGTGATCCGAACATAGCTGATTCTGTTACAGAGTTAAGAGAGGCTTCTAATTATTGGGTTGCTAAGTACAGAAGAGAGAAGGCTTTATTGGGCCGGGCCTCATTCCGTGACATTTACTCGGCCCTCAATGCTGTTTCGGGCCATTATGTTAGCTTTGGGCCGACCACACCCATTCCGGCTAAGAGAAAGCAGAGAATCTTGGAAGAGATGGACACTGCTGAGAAGGCTTTACAGAGGGGAAGATAA